The Aspergillus flavus chromosome 6, complete sequence nucleotide sequence GTCAGCACCCCCGGATTACATCTACACGCCGCGCTCACCTTATCATCTAGGACCGATCCTTCCGATCTTGAGAGGCTTCAGCTCGCCACTACGGAGGGCGGGTCcaaagtcaatcaatcattcgTTCCGCGATAAGTTAAGTTACGATTGGCAGGTCCAACCGTGGTACAGCAAGCCTGTGGTCAATTTTTTGTATCGGTAGTAGGCGGATTTCGTTCATTTGTATGGAGAATGAGTCACTCGTCTTCGTTTACTGGCAAGTGTGGTCAAGCCAGACCTTCTAGGAATAGCCGAAAGCACTAGGATCGATATCAATATAATCCCCGAGATCGTAGGGTCATTCCAAACCATTGGGAGGTTATggtaaaattaaatatcaaATAGTTCAGTAACCACTTGCATTAGGCGAAAACCTCATGCAGCACCCTCAAGCTTCTGTGTCTCGCACATCTTAGCATACATGCCCCCCCTGGCAACCAATTCGCTGTGCGTCCCGGCCTCCACAATCTTGCCTGCgtagaagacgaagatgCACTTAGCATCGCGGACCGTCGAAAGGCGGTGCGCCACCGCGATGGTGATACGGTCTCTGGATGACGCTGCCCCCACCAGCGCGCGCTGGACAAGTTTCTCCGACTCGGTGTCGAGCGCGCTCGTCGCTTCATCAAGAAGGACCACGTTGGGCTTGCGTACCAGCGCCCGAGCGATGGCGATGCGCTGCCGCTGACCCCCGGAGAGCTGGCTGCCGCTGGTCCCACACGGCGTGTCGAGGCCCTCGGGCAGCGATAATATGAAGTCCCATACATTGGCCGCCCGACACGCCTCCTCCAGCGCCTCGTCCGACGCTGCCTCCGTTACGCCGAGGTCCGGCAGGCCCTGCGAGATATTCTCACGAATCGTACCAGGGAAGAGTGTCGGCTCTTGCTGCACCAGGGCGACGTGCTTGCGGTATAGAAGCGGGTTGATGCTCGATAACGGCGCAGACGTGTCAATGGTGATGGCGCCGCTTACCGGGTCGTAGAAGCGCTCTAGGAGCGAGATCATTGTGCTCTTTCCACAACCTGATGCACCCACGAAGGCCACGAAGTCACCTCGTTGAATCTAGGCAGGATTAATGTCAGAGAGCACTCCTGAGTCACAAGCTAAACTCCGCCCAGAGAGCAGACACCAGCACAGTAGGGACCTACCGACAGAGACACGCCCTTGAGTACCCGGTGGTCGGGCGCGAGGGGGTACGAAAAATGCACGTCATGGAAGTCGTAGGAGCGGCACCCGTGCTTGGGCCCCTCTTCGCGCTTGCTACCAGTCTCACGGATGGTTCCGTGGAGGCTGTGGAGCCAGAAGTAGTAGTTGCTAGCTTGGTTCGCCTTTGTTAAGCCTGGAAACTGTCAGTAACTGGATACAAGCAAACTTCGAGCCTCCATTGGACTCACTGCTGGCGAAGCTGAAAGCCAACGCGGTGGCTTGGCCGGAGAAGTAAACACCCATAAACGATACGATGAACTGATACAAGCTGATTTCCCCGTCGTTGATTAGCTTTGATCCCCACCTGCTCGCACAGTTAATCATCCGAGTCGCTTCACATGACGAGGCAAAGCCAGGAAGTGAACACCCACCAAAACCCCAAGGCTAGCACGAAATATTCGACAGACTGGGTGAGAGAGAACCAGATCATCATGTGGAACATGGGTCTGCGCATCTGATATATCACTAGGTCGAGCTCATAGACGTACTTCCTCAGCACGGTGCTCTCAAGGGCCAGCGAAGAGACGGTGCGAATCGCCGTAATTGTCTCCGAAGCCACCGAAGCACTGGCCGATAGCCTCTTATCCATTTTGTCGTCCATATCGGCCTCAATCCGGACGCGCACATATCCCCCTAGCATCATGGGCGGCAGGCCGACGAGGACGCCAACCAGCCCGAGCTTCCACGACACGACAATTGCGAGAATACTAGACACGAGGATGTTCAATACGGACATGAAGACGATAGCAACGGTGAAGCCCATCAACTCCAGAATGGCCTGCGGGTATGAATCGAGGCGACTTATGAGTGCGCCCACCGTGTTTTCTGGCCGGTCGAAGAACCGAAGGTCCTGCCGGAGGAAGGACTCCAGAATTTCCCGTCGCATCTTCCTGCTGAGTCTCTGGGACACGGTACGCTCGGAGTCAGTACGGTGATGCGAGACTGGGAACGGGACTTTCCTTCCCGCACCGAGGACACGGAAGCTCTTACATGTGCGATAGTATTGGTCGACCAGCCCATAACGAAGTATATGACTAGAATGCCGAGCGACATCACGAAGAACATTAACGAGATGAAGTTGCCGCGAGTGACCACGTTAGAGGAGGTAAAGACGCTCATTATATTGCCTAGCAAGAGCGCTTGTCCAGGATTGATGACCGCTGTGAGTGATATGGTGGTGAGTAGGTGTAACGGCAGCAGCGCACTCTCCAGGGCTGGATCCTGGGAGCCATACTCAAATGAAGACCACTAACCTCCTCCGATGCACGTGGCTATTGTGACCGCGAACAAAAGCCAGATATCGCGTGTCCCCCTCAGAAGCTTCCAAATATTGCGGATGATGTCCGTCTTGTCGTACAAGTCATGATCCTCTGGATTGCTTAGTGCCGCCAATTGTTGCGTCTTGGGCGTCCGCATCCTGGCAAGAGACTGAATGCGACCGACGTGATAGTTCTCCTTTTCTGAAATCCTATCAGAAGTCTTGCTACTCTCCAGCCTATCATCATTCTCGATGTTGGCCGGCGCGAGGTCCTGGGCCTTGACGAGTGTGGCGTAGATACCGTTCCTGGACACCAGCTCTTCGTGACGTCCCTGTTCGATGATCTTACCTTTAGACATGACCACGATGTTATCGGCGTTGCGAATGGTGGCGAGCTTGTGAGCGATCACGATGGTCGTCCGGTTCTTGGAGGCGTTTTCAAGGGCCTTCTGGACGATGCCCTCGGCATGTGGGTCCAGCGCGCTGGTCGCTTCGTCGAGGAGCAGGACTATGGGCTCCGAGATCACGCTACGGGCAATGGCGATCCGCTGCTTCTGTCCACCCGAGAGCAGGCCGCCTCTCTCGCCGATGCGCGTGTGGTACCCTTGCGGCAGGGTCTGAATGAACTCATGCGCGAAGGCGAGCTTCGCGGCTACTTGGACGCGCTGCATTTGCTCCTCTTGCGATGCTGCCTCCCATTGGGTGCCAACCAGGCCGTTGGCGATGTTCTCGAATACACTGGCGTTGAAGAGCACCGGTTCCTGGACTCGTTAGCGAGTGGTGTCTTACAATTCTCTAGTACGAACTTTAGGTGCCTTGCCTGTTGCACTAGGCGGATATTGGTCCGCAACCACTTGAGGTTAAGCTGACCGATGTCCTTGCCATCCAAACAGATGCTGCCTGCTTGGGGGTTATACCATCTTTCAAGCAAGCCGATAACCGTGCTTTTTCCTGAGCCGGAAGGTCCCTTTTTAGCACAGTTTCATTAGAGGCTTCTTGGACAAATATTGATCAGAGACTACTCACCACCAACGCCGTGACCTTGCCTGCGGGGATGTTTAATGTGAAGTCCTCCAAGACCGAGACATCTTGACGCGTAGGATAGCTGAATCTGACACCATACAAATCAATAAAGCCGGTCGTTTTGTCCGGTTGGTATCCCAGTTCATCGAAGGGGTTGATTTCGGATTGCCTATCAATGAGAGCGAACAGCTCCGAAGCCGCAGTTGCCGCACGGCTGAAGGTTACCATGTGCGGTGCGATTTGCGTGACTGTATTTGCAGCCATGATGACGGAGAACAGAACACTGCCGTCGTAATTAGTTCAAGGATCTATATGAAGGAATGGCAGCCTAGTTGCCGGCTCGCCGGCAGGGGGATGGAGACGCACGTAAATACGGTTCCTAGATCAGGGATCTCGCCACGGTCGAACATGGCAATGCCCTGCCAGAACGCCAGGCCCATGCCGGCGTAGACGACGAAATACTGCCCTCCGAACACCATGCCGTACAGCTTGTTCTTTCTCATTCCTTGGGTGTACGCATGCTGGAGGTACGAGTCGTACTTGGCTAACACCCTTGGTTGAAGGCTGAATGCTTGAATGGTCCGGACCCCTCCGAAGACGCTCTCGGCATAGCTACTGGCGTGGGCGTAGATCTGCAAGATCTTGGTCTCAATCGTAGCATCGATGCCCCCTGCCATGCCGACTACAATGAGCAGAGTTGGcacaatgaagatgaggatcaAAGTCAGCTTCCATTGTGTTACAAACGCAACTATGAAGGCTGCAACGAAAGTGGCCGTCGCTTGGATGGCGATGCCAAGTTTCTCTGCGATGCCGGATTGAATGAGTTTGCCGTTCGTGGTCGCTTGTTGAGATATAGATCCGGTGGCGCCTCGGTCATAGTATGTAATTTCTTGGCTCAAGGCAGCCCGTAGATAGCTTTGACGGACGTTACGGGTTAAGTGGTACGCGACATAGGTGAATAGAGATGCGTAGATGTATGTAGCCATGAGACGGACGATACCTATGTAAATGAAGTACAGACTTCAGTTTCATTAGCGTATGTTTTTTACCGTCTTCAAAGCACAAGGGGGACAATGCTCTTACGCCGACGTTCGCACCGCTGACATGAGGTTTTCCGGCATTGAGCGCGCGTCAGAGAAGCTGAAGTCGCTCAGCAGAGTCAAGAAGTTTCCCATGACCAGGTTGACCATGGCAACAGCAACACCAGAAGTAATAGCAGCGATGAAAGCAATACCTTCTAGGACGTAGAGTTTCGTCTCACCGAAGGTTAAAACTCTCTGAGGGGTAGACCGTCCCAGCTCGTCAGCCACCACTCGTACCATTAGGTATTCCGTCATCACTTTTCCGGCCAGACTTACCAGGAAGCCATTTGTGCCACCTTTCTTCCCAGCGGGCACGTCCTCTTTCTCCGGTTCGATTAAGATTTCAGTATCGTTGCCCACCCCGACAGCTCCCTCAGCCTCCCGCTGATTTATACGAACTATCATGATCCGTGTtgaaatgaaaaggaagaaaggagcGGGAAATCAGTAGAGTGGTATGTTGAGCTTGGCCGACTGGATGAACGAAGGTAATTGGGAAATTCGAGAGAATCCTGAagtaaagatatatataaggagaacaagaacgGGAGGCGTTTAGGGTACAAGGGAAGACATCCCTGAATCTTTGGCTTAAGGACAGCCGCATCGTTCTAAAGGCCTCGGGGGCCTGGAGGCTACCATGTCCGGTGGGCCATCACCTGGGTATGAAGATGGTGAAAGTACTGCAGTATTTCTCGGAGAGGAAAGTATGGGAGACGGCGGAGTCTCGGAGCCTCCGAGGACCCGAGGACCAGCGCCAAGCCTTCCCCAATTAAATCGCCTTCGGATCCCAACCTTTGCTTTTACGCTCCGATGCCTCTGCTGTCTAGTATACGAACAAACTAACACTAACACCCACCTTCGCACTCTCGATGGAAGAAAGTCCCGATGTCTCGCTCCTGCGGGCTGGGGAAGACGAGGAACAGAATCCTAGCGGGACCGAGAAGTTAGCAGTGAGCTGACCGCTGTATGTGAAACCAAATCACGTCGCTGATCAGCTTCTACGATAAAACAGTGTTATCGCTGTCGTCAACGCAAGGTGAAGACAAGGTCTCCATCCTTTGGTGGGTTTTAGTGTTTAATTTCGCGCTCAGGTGAAATGCGACCGGGCAAGCCCGTGTAGTCACTGTGTCAAAGCTGGGACACAATGCTCATACGCAAGCGGCCCCAAGCCGAGAGAAAGGCGACAGAGGGTCATGGTCTCGAAGACTTAGTAAGTAACTACAAATACTAAGCCCGAGTGAGGCGGGATGCCGGGCTGAAATTCGTCAAGTGATGCCAAATTGGACGAAATATCCAACAAAATCGACGAGCTCAGCCAGAGGGTGAGCCAGTTGAGTCATGAACCGACCAAAAGTAGACCCTCTAAAGCCTTCGACT carries:
- a CDS encoding putative ABC multidrug transporter, encoding MIVRINQREAEGAVGVGNDTEILIEPEKEDVPAGKKGGTNGFLVSLAGKVMTEYLMVRVVADELGRSTPQRVLTFGETKLYVLEGIAFIAAITSGVAVAMVNLVMGNFLTLLSDFSFSDARSMPENLMSAVRTSALYFIYIGIVRLMATYIYASLFTYVAYHLTRNVRQSYLRAALSQEITYYDRGATGSISQQATTNGKLIQSGIAEKLGIAIQATATFVAAFIVAFVTQWKLTLILIFIVPTLLIVVGMAGGIDATIETKILQIYAHASSYAESVFGGVRTIQAFSLQPRVLAKYDSYLQHAYTQGMRKNKLYGMVFGGQYFVVYAGMGLAFWQGIAMFDRGEIPDLGTVFTVLFSVIMAANTVTQIAPHMVTFSRAATAASELFALIDRQSEINPFDELGYQPDKTTGFIDLYGVRFSYPTRQDVSVLEDFTLNIPAGKVTALVGPSGSGKSTVIGLLERWYNPQAGSICLDGKDIGQLNLKWLRTNIRLVQQEPVLFNASVFENIANGLVGTQWEAASQEEQMQRVQVAAKLAFAHEFIQTLPQGYHTRIGERGGLLSGGQKQRIAIARSVISEPIVLLLDEATSALDPHAEGIVQKALENASKNRTTIVIAHKLATIRNADNIVVMSKGKIIEQGRHEELVSRNGIYATLVKAQDLAPANIENDDRLESSKTSDRISEKENYHVGRIQSLARMRTPKTQQLAALSNPEDHDLYDKTDIIRNIWKLLRGTRDIWLLFAVTIATCIGGAVINPGQALLLGNIMSVFTSSNVVTRGNFISLMFFVMSLGILVIYFVMGWSTNTIAHRTVSQRLSRKMRREILESFLRQDLRFFDRPENTVGALISRLDSYPQAILELMGFTVAIVFMSVLNILVSSILAIVVSWKLGLVGVLVGLPPMMLGGYVRVRIEADMDDKMDKRLSASASVASETITAIRTVSSLALESTVLRKYVYELDLVIYQMRRPMFHMMIWFSLTQSVEYFVLALGFWWGSKLINDGEISLYQFIVSFMGVYFSGQATALAFSFASSESNGGSKFACIQLLTANQASNYYFWLHSLHGTIRETGSKREEGPKHGCRSYDFHDVHFSYPLAPDHRVLKGVSLSIQRGDFVAFVGASGCGKSTMISLLERFYDPVSGAITIDTSAPLSSINPLLYRKHVALVQQEPTLFPGTIRENISQGLPDLGVTEAASDEALEEACRAANVWDFILSLPEGLDTPCGTSGSQLSGGQRQRIAIARALVRKPNVVLLDEATSALDTESEKLVQRALVGAASSRDRITIAVAHRLSTVRDAKCIFVFYAGKIVEAGTHSELVARGGMYAKMCETQKLEGAA